In Macadamia integrifolia cultivar HAES 741 chromosome 13, SCU_Mint_v3, whole genome shotgun sequence, one DNA window encodes the following:
- the LOC122059217 gene encoding uncharacterized protein LOC122059217, whose protein sequence is MVSSNDPIESFFNSLHAVKGAFSPLESGIRRAAKDLELCWAGSRTGAGNLELFAELDFAAENSTRSSSLKKEHCEDVVVVDETKKNLSIKFPIKTFLGTFFPNSGANDRKVELLKKESKGKDLVGEKVSCTNCLQFAVTWSVLLNSFLQAFPSPFKNGRKRFQKQCVQENYCSDSCKESISSRVASESKQSECGQFASFQNKATTCKEGDSLSLELLIGLIFDQFTQNLQKFDEDNQEKCHKSSVQTETSETSSSPLPTFDHFGLVTGILGGKKADVNHFLGNLRFARVGGVPPTLVEVTSSVKVEGEDGVSAGSEEEAESSSPQKLANGLLNIPLSNVERLRSSLPTVSLTELIELLPQLGKSSEEHPDKKKLFSVQDFFRYTESEGKRFFEELDRDGDGQVTLEDLEVAMRKRRLPRRYAQEFMRRTRSHLFSKSFEWKRFLSLMEQKEPTILRAYTTLCLSKSGTLQKSEILTSLKNAGLPANENNAVAMMRFLDADTEGSISYSHFRNFMLLLPSDRLEDDPR, encoded by the exons ATGGTGTCTAGTAATGACCCTATAGAATCCTTCTTTAATTCGCTTCACGCTGTTAAGGGTGCTTTCTCGCCACTTGAATCTGGTATTCGTCGCGCCGCGAAAGATCTAGAGTTGTGCTGGGCGGGTTCGAGAACTGGGGCTGGTAATCTCGAACTGTTCGCCGAACTAGATTTTGCTGCCGAGAACAGTACCAGGAGCTCATCTCTGAAGAAGGAACATTGCgaggatgttgttgttgttgatgaaacaaagaaaaacttgtCGATAAAATTTCCGATCAAGACGTTCTTGGGTACATTTTTTCCTAACTCCGGAGCCAATGACCGCAAGGTCGAGCTTTTGAAGAAAGAGTCCAAAGGGAAGGATCTAGTTGGAGAGAAGGTCTCTTGCACTAATTGCTTGCAGTTTGCAGTTACCTGGTCTGTGTTGCTTAACAGTTTTCTTCAGGCATTTCCAAGCCCATTCAAAAACGGAAGGAAGCGATTTCAGAAACAGTGTGTTCAGGAGAACTATTGTTCAGATTCATGCAAAGAGTCAATATCATCGAGGGTTGCATCTGAATCGAAACAGAGTGAATGTGGTCAATTTGCTTCATTTCAGAACAAGGCCACAACTTGTAAGGAAGGGGACAGTTTGTCGTTGGAACTCCTTATAGGTCTAATATTTGATCAGTTCACCCAAAATCTTCAGAAATTTGATGAGGATAACCAGGAAAAATGTCATAAGAGTTCTGTTCAAACTGAAACTTCAGAaacttcctcttctcctttgcCTACATTTGATCACTTTGGGCTAGTTACAGGTATACTTGGAGGGAAAAAGGCAGATGTCAATCACTTTCTCGGGAACTTGAGATTTGCAAGAGTTGGAGGTGTGCCACCAACTCTAGTGGAAGTAACCTCTTCTGTCAAAGTAGAGGGGGAGGATGGTGTCTCTGCTGGCAGTGAAGAAGAAGCTGAAAGCAGTTCGCCTCAGAAGCTTGCAAACGGGTTGCTCAATATTCCATTATCAAATGTTGAGCGATTGCGGTCCTCTCTTCCTACTGTTTCATTGACAGAactgattgagcttctacctcAGTTAGGGAAGTCCTCTGAAGAGCATCCTGACAAGAAAAAGTTATTCTCTGTGCAGGATTTCTTCAGGTATACGGAATCTGAAG GAAAGCGGTTCTTTGAGGAGCTCGATAGAGATGGAGATGGCCAGGTAACACTAGAAGATCTTGAAGTTGCCATGAGAAAGAGAAGATTACCTCGGAGATATGCTCAGGAATTTATGCGCCGCACTAGGAGTCACTTATTTTCAAAATCATTTGAGTGGAAACGATTTTTGTCcttgatggagcagaaagaacCCACCATTCTTCGGGCTTATACCACTTTATGTTTGAGCAAGTCTGGAACACTGCAAAAGAGTGAAATCTTGACGTCCCTTAAAAATGCCGGACTTCCAGCCAATGAAAATAATGCTGTTGCCATGATGCGCTTTTTGGATGCTGACACTGAAGGATCTATATCCTACAGTCATTTCCGCAATTTCATGCTGCTTCTTCCTTCTGATCGACTTGAGGATGATCCCCGGTAA